A stretch of the Thermofilum adornatum genome encodes the following:
- a CDS encoding PadR family transcriptional regulator, protein MIVSRSVKPLERLKRKTGVENLWLYVLAELSRGEDYPYSLIKRIREDFGVTAGKVIFYVVTQKLEEEGLIRSHYVERRKYFAITEQGREVLRQGISYLKELSERLHIVSGI, encoded by the coding sequence ATGATTGTAAGCAGGAGCGTTAAGCCACTTGAGAGACTTAAGAGGAAAACAGGCGTAGAGAATCTATGGCTGTACGTCTTGGCTGAACTATCAAGAGGTGAGGATTACCCGTATTCGCTTATCAAGAGGATAAGGGAAGACTTTGGGGTAACGGCTGGGAAAGTCATCTTCTACGTTGTGACGCAGAAGCTTGAGGAAGAGGGCTTGATAAGGAGCCACTACGTCGAGAGGAGAAAGTACTTCGCGATAACTGAACAGGGCAGAGAGGTGCTAAGACAGGGGATTAGCTATTTGAAGGAGCTTTCCGAGAGACTCCACATTGTCTCTGGTATATGA
- a CDS encoding class II aldolase/adducin family protein: MAYEDLKREIVEAFVFLEEHGMNWAYSGNISVRVGEDLFLLSPSGVWKARMKPEDVLLVTGDGKVLEGNGKPSVEFKTHVAIYRARRDVKAVVHAHPIYAGIIAAKRVDIEPVLEELTFYVGGTIRVASYAPSGTEELARNAVEALGDKKAVILANHGVVACGSSLEEALAVLGYVERAAKVAVYSMLIGGVHPLPREAETLERELYVQKLHRAMSQ, encoded by the coding sequence ATGGCTTACGAGGATCTCAAGAGGGAGATTGTCGAGGCGTTTGTTTTCCTCGAAGAGCATGGGATGAACTGGGCCTACAGCGGGAACATCAGCGTAAGGGTGGGCGAAGACCTTTTCCTTCTTTCTCCTAGCGGTGTCTGGAAGGCGAGGATGAAGCCGGAAGACGTTCTCCTCGTTACTGGAGACGGAAAAGTGCTGGAGGGTAACGGGAAGCCGTCTGTAGAGTTCAAGACCCACGTTGCTATCTATAGGGCTAGGAGGGACGTAAAAGCCGTTGTCCACGCTCACCCAATATATGCCGGGATAATAGCGGCGAAGCGTGTAGACATAGAGCCCGTCCTCGAGGAGCTGACCTTCTATGTTGGTGGGACGATAAGGGTGGCAAGCTACGCGCCGTCGGGTACAGAGGAGTTGGCTAGGAACGCTGTGGAGGCGCTCGGAGACAAGAAGGCAGTCATACTTGCCAACCACGGCGTAGTCGCGTGTGGCTCAAGCCTCGAAGAGGCTCTAGCCGTTTTGGGCTACGTGGAGCGGGCGGCAAAGGTGGCAGTATACTCTATGCTTATAGGCGGGGTCCACCCGTTGCCCCGAGAAGCCGAAACACTTGAACGAGAGCTCTACGTACAAAAACTGCATAGAGCCATGTCCCAATAA